In Xylanibacter ruminicola 23, a single genomic region encodes these proteins:
- a CDS encoding 2-isopropylmalate synthase, whose translation MERLFIFDTTLRDGEQVPGCQLNTVEKIQVAKALEQLGVDVIEAGFPISSPGDFNSVIEISKAVTWPVICALTRAVERDIDVAFEALQYAKHKRIHTGIGTSDEHIRYKFNSTREEILERAVAATKYAKRFVDDVEFYCEDAGRTDNAYLAQVVEAVIKAGATVVNIPDTTGYCLPEEYHDKIKYLMEHVDNIDRAIISTHCHNDLGMATANSFSGVMAGARQVEVTINGIGERAGNTSLEEIAMILKCHKQLGIETNINTTKIYPTSRMVSSLMNMPVQPNKAIVGRNAFAHSSGIHQDGVLKNVQTYEIMDPKDVGIDDNSIVLTARSGRAALKHRLHVNGVDLTEEKLDKVYEKFLVLADQKKEVSDADALMLAGADTADTHAVRLDFLQVTTGKGVKSVASIGLDISGQKFEAAASGNGPVDAAIKALKKIIMKQMTLKEFTIQAISKGSDDVGKVHMQVEYDGALYYGFGANTDIVTASVEAYIDCINKFKKEED comes from the coding sequence ATGGAAAGGTTGTTTATTTTCGACACAACGCTCCGCGACGGCGAACAGGTGCCCGGATGCCAGTTGAACACCGTAGAGAAGATTCAGGTGGCTAAGGCGCTTGAGCAGTTGGGCGTGGACGTGATCGAAGCAGGATTCCCTATCTCAAGTCCAGGTGACTTTAACAGTGTGATTGAAATCTCGAAAGCGGTTACATGGCCAGTGATTTGTGCGCTGACACGTGCCGTTGAACGCGATATCGACGTGGCTTTCGAAGCCCTGCAGTATGCCAAGCACAAGCGTATTCACACGGGTATCGGTACCAGCGACGAGCACATTCGGTATAAGTTCAACTCAACCCGTGAGGAGATTCTGGAGCGTGCCGTTGCCGCCACCAAGTATGCCAAGCGATTTGTAGATGATGTGGAGTTCTACTGCGAGGATGCCGGAAGAACAGACAACGCATATCTGGCCCAGGTGGTAGAGGCGGTAATCAAGGCTGGTGCTACCGTAGTAAACATCCCCGATACCACAGGCTACTGTCTGCCTGAGGAGTATCACGATAAAATCAAATACCTGATGGAGCACGTGGATAATATCGATCGCGCCATCATCTCAACCCATTGTCATAACGACTTGGGTATGGCTACTGCCAACTCGTTCAGCGGTGTGATGGCAGGTGCCCGCCAGGTGGAGGTAACCATCAACGGTATTGGCGAGCGTGCCGGTAACACATCGCTCGAAGAGATTGCCATGATACTGAAGTGCCACAAGCAGTTAGGTATCGAGACCAACATCAATACCACCAAGATTTATCCTACCAGCCGTATGGTGTCGAGCTTGATGAATATGCCCGTTCAGCCTAACAAGGCTATCGTGGGTCGTAATGCCTTTGCGCACTCAAGCGGTATCCATCAGGACGGTGTGCTGAAGAACGTACAGACCTACGAGATTATGGACCCCAAGGATGTGGGTATCGACGATAACTCAATCGTACTCACCGCCCGCTCAGGTCGTGCTGCCTTGAAGCATCGTCTGCATGTGAACGGTGTGGATCTGACCGAGGAGAAGTTGGATAAGGTATATGAGAAGTTCCTGGTATTGGCCGACCAGAAGAAGGAGGTGAGCGATGCCGATGCTCTGATGCTGGCTGGTGCCGATACAGCTGATACACATGCTGTTAGATTAGACTTCCTGCAGGTTACTACAGGTAAGGGCGTGAAGAGTGTGGCCAGTATCGGACTGGACATCAGCGGACAGAAGTTCGAGGCAGCTGCTTCGGGTAACGGTCCGGTTGATGCAGCCATCAAGGCACTCAAGAAGATAATCATGAAGCAGATGACGCTGAAGGAGTTTACCATCCAGGCTATCTCGAAGGGTAGCGACGATGTGGGTAAGGTACACATGCAGGTGGAGTACGACGGTGCCCTTTACTATGGTTTTGGTGCCAACACCGATATCGTTACCGCCAGCGTCGAGGCGTATATCGATTGTATAAACAAGTTTAAAAAGGAGGAAGATTAA
- the leuC gene encoding 3-isopropylmalate dehydratase large subunit — protein sequence MNTLFDKIWDKHVVQQVEEGPTQLYIDRLYCHEVTSPQAFDGMRARGLKCFRPQQIFCMPDHNTPTHDQDKPIEDPVSRKQVDTLAKNAAEFGLTHYGMMSKDNGIIHVVGPEKGLSLPGMTIVCGDSHTSTHGAMGAVAFGIGTSEVEMVMASQCILQQKPKSMRITINGVLGKGVTPKDVALYLMAQITTSGATGYFIEYAGSTVKAMSMEGRLTLCNLSIEMGARGGFIAPDSTTFNYLKGREYTPKGEAWDKAVAYWKTLKSGDDAVFDKELSFNAADIEPRVTYGTNPGMGIGITENIPANAEQAKAPEAGFEKALNYMQFEAGQKLLGTKVDYVFLGACTNGRIEDFRAFAHLVKGRHKSPDVVAWLVPGSWAVDKQIREEGLDKVLEAAGFEIRQPGCSACLAMNDDKVPAGKLAVSTSNRNFEGRQGPGARTILASPLTAAAAAITGVITDPRELI from the coding sequence ATGAATACACTCTTTGATAAGATATGGGATAAGCACGTGGTGCAGCAGGTGGAGGAAGGTCCTACGCAGCTGTATATCGACCGCTTGTACTGTCACGAGGTAACATCGCCTCAGGCATTCGACGGCATGCGTGCACGCGGACTGAAATGTTTCCGCCCCCAGCAGATATTCTGTATGCCCGATCACAATACACCTACACACGATCAGGACAAACCTATCGAGGATCCCGTTTCGCGTAAGCAGGTGGACACCCTCGCCAAGAATGCAGCCGAGTTCGGACTGACCCATTACGGCATGATGTCGAAGGATAACGGTATCATCCACGTGGTAGGTCCTGAGAAGGGATTATCGCTGCCAGGCATGACGATTGTTTGTGGCGACTCGCACACCTCTACCCATGGCGCAATGGGTGCTGTGGCTTTTGGTATCGGTACCAGCGAGGTAGAGATGGTGATGGCCTCGCAGTGTATCCTGCAGCAGAAACCTAAGTCGATGCGTATCACCATCAACGGCGTGCTGGGTAAGGGTGTAACACCTAAGGATGTGGCCCTTTACCTGATGGCACAGATTACCACCAGTGGTGCTACGGGCTACTTTATCGAGTATGCCGGATCTACGGTTAAGGCTATGAGTATGGAGGGCCGACTGACGCTGTGTAACCTCTCGATAGAGATGGGTGCGCGTGGTGGTTTTATCGCTCCCGACAGTACCACGTTTAATTACCTGAAGGGTAGGGAGTATACCCCTAAGGGCGAGGCGTGGGACAAGGCTGTGGCCTATTGGAAAACGCTGAAGAGTGGCGACGATGCTGTGTTCGACAAGGAGCTATCGTTTAATGCTGCTGATATCGAGCCCCGTGTTACCTATGGTACCAACCCAGGTATGGGTATCGGTATTACTGAGAATATTCCCGCTAATGCCGAGCAGGCTAAAGCACCCGAAGCTGGCTTTGAGAAGGCCCTGAACTATATGCAGTTTGAGGCTGGACAGAAGTTGCTGGGTACCAAGGTGGATTATGTGTTCCTGGGTGCTTGCACCAACGGACGTATCGAGGATTTCCGTGCGTTTGCCCATCTGGTTAAGGGCCGTCATAAGTCGCCCGATGTGGTGGCTTGGCTGGTACCTGGTTCGTGGGCTGTTGACAAGCAGATTCGCGAAGAAGGACTGGACAAGGTGCTCGAGGCTGCTGGTTTCGAAATCCGTCAGCCTGGCTGTTCGGCCTGCTTGGCCATGAACGACGACAAGGTGCCCGCAGGTAAGTTGGCGGTATCAACATCCAACCGCAACTTTGAAGGTCGCCAAGGCCCCGGTGCCCGCACCATCTTAGCATCGCCCCTCACCGCTGCCGCTGCAGCGATAACCGGCGTGATTACAGATCCACGAGAGTTAATATAG
- the leuD gene encoding 3-isopropylmalate dehydratase small subunit — protein sequence MKQKFNVITSTCIPLPMENVDTDQIIPARFLKATTREEKFFGDNLFRDWRYNADGTLNNDFVLNNPKYSGCILVAGKNFGSGSSREHAAWAIAGYGFRVVISSFFADIHKNNELNNFVLPVVVSEAFLAELFASIDADAKTEVEVDLPNQTVTNKATGRSEHFDINAYKKHCLMNGLDDIDFLVENKQKTEQWEQANK from the coding sequence ATGAAACAGAAATTCAATGTAATAACAAGTACGTGTATTCCGCTTCCGATGGAGAATGTGGATACCGACCAGATAATACCCGCCCGATTCCTGAAGGCCACCACACGCGAAGAGAAATTCTTTGGCGACAACCTGTTTCGCGACTGGCGATACAACGCCGATGGCACGCTGAACAACGACTTTGTGCTTAACAATCCCAAGTACTCGGGCTGCATCCTGGTGGCAGGCAAGAACTTTGGTTCGGGTAGTAGTCGCGAACACGCTGCGTGGGCCATCGCAGGCTACGGCTTCCGTGTGGTTATCAGCAGTTTCTTTGCCGATATCCATAAGAACAACGAGCTGAACAACTTTGTGCTGCCCGTGGTGGTGAGCGAGGCGTTTCTGGCTGAACTCTTTGCCAGCATCGATGCTGATGCCAAGACCGAAGTAGAGGTGGATCTGCCCAACCAGACGGTAACCAACAAGGCTACCGGGCGCAGCGAGCACTTCGACATTAACGCTTACAAGAAGCATTGTCTGATGAACGGATTAGACGATATCGACTTCTTGGTGGAGAACAAACAGAAAACAGAACAATGGGAACAAGCGAACAAGTAA
- a CDS encoding alpha-isopropylmalate synthase regulatory domain-containing protein produces the protein MGTSEQVNKFKRVKPFVEIMDSTLRDGEQTSGVSFLPHEKLMMARMLLNDLNVDRIEVASARVSEGEREAVSMICRYASRIDALERVEVLGFIDGGKSIDWAAECGCKTVNLLAKGSLKHCTQQLQKTPDEHIEDIHREVRYAHEKGITVNLYLEDWSNGMNESPTYVYKLMDALCDVGIRRFMLPDTLGIMNPLQCIEYFRKMLKRYPDTHFDFHAHNDYDLAVSNSLAAVLSGAKGLHVTVNGLGERCGNAPLSSVQVILKDQFNARTNIREDKLNDISRMVESYSGIAVAPNQPIIGDNVFTQVAGVHADGDKKDNLYCNALVPERFGRKREYALGKNSGKANIAKNLEELGLELTPEQTKRVTLRITELGDKKEIVTQEDLPFIVSDVLKHDAPEDKVKLVSYVVSTAYGLKPGANIKVEINGQAYEASATGDGQYDAFVKSLRYIYKKYLGRTFPILQNYAVTIPPGGRTDALVQTVITWNDNGKILRTRGLDADQTEAAIKATFKMLNIIEDEQEKEI, from the coding sequence ATGGGAACAAGCGAACAAGTAAACAAATTCAAGCGTGTAAAGCCCTTTGTGGAGATTATGGACTCTACGCTGCGCGATGGTGAGCAAACCAGCGGCGTATCGTTTCTGCCCCACGAAAAGCTGATGATGGCCCGCATGCTGCTGAACGATCTGAATGTGGATCGTATCGAAGTGGCATCGGCCCGTGTGAGCGAGGGCGAACGCGAGGCGGTAAGCATGATTTGTCGCTATGCCTCACGTATCGATGCTCTCGAAAGGGTAGAGGTGCTGGGCTTTATCGATGGCGGCAAAAGCATCGACTGGGCTGCTGAGTGCGGTTGTAAAACCGTGAATCTGTTGGCCAAAGGCTCGCTGAAGCATTGTACCCAGCAGTTGCAGAAAACACCCGACGAGCACATAGAGGATATCCATCGCGAGGTGCGTTATGCCCACGAAAAAGGCATTACCGTTAACCTGTATCTGGAGGATTGGAGCAACGGTATGAACGAGTCGCCCACCTACGTTTACAAGCTGATGGATGCGCTGTGCGATGTGGGTATCCGACGCTTTATGCTGCCCGATACCTTGGGTATCATGAACCCGCTGCAGTGTATCGAGTACTTCCGCAAAATGCTGAAGCGTTATCCCGATACGCACTTCGATTTCCACGCCCATAACGATTACGATCTGGCGGTATCGAACTCGTTGGCTGCTGTGCTGAGTGGTGCCAAAGGTCTGCACGTAACGGTGAACGGACTGGGTGAGCGTTGTGGTAATGCACCGCTGTCGAGTGTGCAGGTAATTCTGAAGGACCAGTTTAATGCCCGCACTAATATCCGCGAGGACAAACTGAACGACATCTCGCGTATGGTTGAGAGCTATAGTGGTATTGCCGTAGCACCTAATCAGCCTATCATCGGCGATAACGTGTTTACCCAGGTGGCTGGTGTGCATGCCGATGGCGACAAGAAGGATAACCTGTATTGCAACGCTTTGGTGCCAGAGCGATTCGGTAGAAAGCGCGAATATGCCCTTGGTAAGAATAGCGGTAAAGCTAACATCGCCAAGAATCTGGAAGAACTCGGTTTGGAGCTCACACCTGAGCAGACCAAACGTGTAACCCTGCGTATTACCGAACTGGGCGACAAGAAAGAGATTGTAACGCAGGAGGATCTGCCATTCATCGTGAGCGACGTGCTGAAACACGATGCACCAGAGGATAAAGTTAAGTTGGTAAGTTATGTAGTATCAACGGCTTATGGCTTGAAACCTGGAGCAAATATAAAGGTGGAGATTAACGGACAGGCGTACGAGGCTTCGGCTACTGGTGACGGTCAGTACGACGCTTTCGTAAAGTCGTTGCGCTATATCTATAAGAAGTATCTCGGACGTACGTTCCCCATCCTGCAGAACTACGCTGTTACCATCCCGCCTGGCGGACGAACCGATGCGTTGGTACAGACCGTGATTACCTGGAATGATAACGGCAAAATCCTCCGCACCCGCGGACTGGATGCCGACCAGACCGAAGCGGCCATCAAGGCTACCTTCAAGATGCTGAACATCATCGAAGATGAACAAGAGAAAGAAATATAG
- the leuB gene encoding 3-isopropylmalate dehydrogenase, whose protein sequence is MKLKIAVLEGDGIGPEIMKQGVAVMDAIAAKFGHEFEYTPAICGAHAIEEVGDPYPDSTHEVCMQADAVLFAAVGSLKFDNDPTAKIRPETGLLAMRKKLGLFANVRPVATFDCLLHKSPLKEELLKGADFVVIRELTGGMYFGAKYQDNDQAYDTNIYTRPEVERILKVGFEMAMTRKKHLTVVDKANVLASSRLWRQIAKEMESQYPEVTTDYMFIDNASMRVLTEPRYFDVIVTENTFGDILTDETSCITGSMGLQPSSSLGEHTPLFEPVHGSWPQAAGQNLANPIAQILSAAMLLEHFGLNEEGALIRKAVTASLDANVRTPEIQVEGGEKYGTTEVGEWIVNYIKNA, encoded by the coding sequence ATGAAATTAAAGATTGCTGTATTAGAGGGCGACGGAATAGGCCCAGAGATTATGAAACAAGGTGTGGCTGTGATGGATGCAATTGCCGCTAAGTTCGGTCACGAGTTTGAATATACCCCTGCTATCTGTGGTGCTCATGCCATCGAAGAGGTGGGCGATCCTTACCCCGACAGCACCCACGAGGTATGTATGCAGGCCGACGCTGTGCTGTTTGCTGCTGTTGGCTCGCTGAAGTTCGACAACGATCCTACCGCTAAGATACGTCCTGAGACAGGTTTGCTGGCCATGCGTAAGAAGTTGGGTTTGTTTGCCAACGTGCGCCCTGTGGCTACTTTCGATTGTCTGCTGCACAAGTCGCCATTGAAAGAAGAGCTCCTGAAGGGTGCCGACTTTGTGGTGATTCGCGAGTTGACTGGCGGTATGTATTTCGGTGCCAAGTATCAGGATAACGATCAGGCCTACGATACCAATATCTACACCCGTCCTGAGGTGGAGCGCATCCTGAAAGTGGGCTTCGAGATGGCAATGACCCGTAAGAAGCATCTGACTGTGGTTGATAAGGCTAACGTGCTTGCATCGAGCCGTTTGTGGCGCCAGATAGCCAAGGAGATGGAGTCGCAGTATCCCGAGGTTACTACCGATTACATGTTTATCGATAATGCCTCGATGCGTGTGCTCACAGAGCCCCGTTACTTCGATGTGATTGTTACCGAGAATACCTTTGGTGATATCCTGACCGACGAGACCAGCTGTATTACTGGTTCGATGGGCTTGCAGCCTTCGTCGTCATTAGGCGAGCACACACCGCTGTTCGAGCCCGTTCATGGTTCGTGGCCACAGGCTGCCGGTCAGAATCTGGCTAACCCAATCGCTCAGATTCTCTCAGCAGCCATGCTGCTGGAGCACTTCGGACTGAACGAAGAGGGCGCCCTGATTCGTAAGGCTGTTACCGCCTCGCTCGATGCCAACGTGCGCACCCCTGAGATTCAGGTCGAGGGTGGCGAGAAATACGGCACAACCGAAGTAGGAGAGTGGATTGTAAATTACATTAAGAATGCGTAA
- a CDS encoding tetratricopeptide repeat protein codes for MRKVVMIAAMFVALGAAAQTPKQWRDSVSVLIEQINLTPNNLELRLKKAEANINLQQYEYARDEYSAVLKKDEKNLAALYFRAFCQTQLRQYSFARADYEAFLAIQPEHLEARLGLAHVLQLLGRKTDAADELNRAVQMFPDSTDAYAARAAFETQQEQYDAALYDWDEALRLAPKNAELTASKVDVLLRLGRKKEAREALDQAVKQGTPRAALREWYDKCK; via the coding sequence ATGCGTAAAGTTGTAATGATAGCTGCTATGTTTGTGGCGCTGGGCGCAGCTGCCCAGACGCCCAAACAATGGCGCGATTCGGTATCGGTGCTGATAGAGCAGATAAATCTGACCCCCAATAATCTGGAACTGCGCTTGAAAAAGGCTGAGGCTAACATTAATCTGCAGCAGTACGAGTATGCCCGCGATGAATATTCGGCTGTGCTGAAGAAAGACGAGAAAAACCTGGCGGCACTTTACTTCCGTGCGTTCTGTCAGACGCAGCTGCGACAGTATAGCTTTGCCCGTGCCGATTACGAGGCTTTCTTAGCTATCCAGCCCGAACACCTGGAGGCGCGCTTGGGTTTGGCCCACGTGCTGCAGTTGTTGGGACGAAAGACCGATGCTGCCGATGAGCTGAACCGTGCTGTACAGATGTTCCCCGACAGTACGGATGCCTATGCAGCCAGAGCGGCTTTTGAAACACAACAGGAGCAATACGATGCAGCCCTGTACGATTGGGACGAAGCTTTACGATTGGCGCCTAAGAACGCAGAGCTGACAGCATCGAAGGTTGATGTGCTGTTGCGCTTAGGACGTAAGAAAGAAGCTCGCGAGGCATTAGACCAAGCCGTAAAGCAAGGTACCCCGCGTGCTGCTTTACGTGAGTGGTACGATAAGTGCAAATAA